The nucleotide window tgatatatatatatatatatatatatatatatataaacagattTGTGGCGATTTTATCGAAATATCACAAGTAGATTGGCAATACCTGGAATATTAGTGATACAAGAgacttggaatttacatagttgaaaatattagtgATACAAGAGACTTGGAATTTACACGGTTGGAAATATTAGCAATACATTgccgatacctggaatttctgagactatcggtattgctaccagtTTTATCGTTATCGCCGAGGTGCAGATACGGATAATATTAGggatatttcgatgatattggagATACTCCAAACAATAAACTTACATACTATTCCTCTGAAACCTCACTTATTGTATGAATCTATGCATTCCTGCGCTACCGATGCCAAATCTTCTATTTGTCTTCCTTCCATGGAAGCCCCTTGGGATGGAGATATAACTTCCCCAATGACCATGCGGAATCTCAATGCCAACCAACCAGAAATGTCCTCTTTGCAGCTCAGTTATCAATGTTCTAGATGGGAATATCTTGTCCATCAATTTCTGGTCTTCTCTTAGTTGATTGTTGCTTGTCTTTGCATTTCTCTTCTTGCCTGTCTAAATCCAGCTGCAAATTGAAATTTTAGGATTGTTTGAAAATTTAGAGGTTATGTTCCGAGGTGGGTTGGGCAGAGCATTAACCTGGACAACTGAACGATGGCCTGAATTACACAAACTGATAACCTGAGTGCACTCTACTGTGTATGTCCTCAAACAAGGACCATAAGATTCCTCTCTACTTAAGAGGCAAGTGCTAATGGTCATATTGGAATTACATGGTCTTGCTCGTCAGTGGAAGTATAGTTTACTGATGTGCAAAATTCCATGTAAGGGCCATGATTCTATGATAAAAAACTGTAGATCTGATGACCCCTAGAGCAGATGCGAATTCCTTGTAAATCGTCCAGATTGGTTGATTCCAACCCTTTGATATTGTTGTCTGCGGTTGGGGGGTTAGGAGAAAAAAGTGCAACAATGGTCCACGTTCAATGGGCAGAACTCTATGTATTGAAGGGTTGGAATCTTCGAGGGCATCCTGATTCATGCTGGGTCCCTATTAACAGTTTGAATCACTGGATCACGGGACCTACGTGTATGGGGGGGTTAGGAGAAAAAAGTGCAACAATGGTCCACGTTCAATGGGCAGAACTCTATGTATTGAAGGGTTGGAATCTTCGAGGGCATCCTGATTCATGCTGGGTCCCTATTAACAGTTTGAATCACTGGATCACGGGACCTACGTGTATGGAGTCCTGCACATAGACGGACATAGCAGGACCATGCAGTTCCTCATAATCATATACCCTACTGAAAGTTCTCTCTGACAATTGAAGTTGCATTAGGATGAAGTCTTGTTGCTTGCAGTGAGTGACTCCACTCGAGGAAAGATTTTTAGATCTGCACTTGCTATCACATGGGGTTTACATGGTTATATTCTTCTATATTTCCATTTTGACTTAACAACTGTGATTGCAATAACCCAAAATCATGCCTGTACCAAAATCCAAGGAATGTGTAGTTGTGACCGTAACTTGGTGTGGATTGGAACACATATCAATCCCTTGATGTATTATTATTTGGTTGCTTCTGTTTTACCAACTCTGAGAGCAGGAGTGGATCCTTAGAAGTGCCTCAAAGGACTTCTCCAGCCACCCCTCGGTCCACTCGCCAGCTCAAGACAACTGGCTCAGAATCTGACTCAGGCTCTTCTACGCATCCTGCAACCAGGACGTCAACAGAGAGAAGCCCTAAAGTCCCTGAACGCCGGTCACCAAGAAGCCCAGCAGCTGAGGTACTTAACTATATTTTGTATAAAATTTGCGCACACACATAATTAAATATAATTATCACACACTGGTGTGCAATTTGAAGGAATTCATGTACATTTTAAAAGCACCAGAAAGCTTGTGCATCCACGGACTCTTGATAGTTTAAATGTGGCTGAATATCGAATGGCcttattttttcataaaatggAAGAAAGTTCACTATCTTCAATTAGTTCGTACGAGGCATagataatggtgatgatgatgtagtTGACTCACTATGGTGCGTTTGTGGTATACAACCAGTCCAAGAGGGTTTCCCCACCATGTGATTGAGATGCCCCAAAAATTTGGTTGATCTAATCATTGGGTGGGACCCTACATGCACTTTTGAGGTTTTTGGGTGGGgttgttcattgttttctatgttgtgccccacctaataattggagTGGTCTTATTTTTGTGCTGGTTGATTTTCATGGGATGATGTacctgttggatgggttggatgtcataaacaCATGTTGTAGGATCTCATTCATCTGACTGGGTAGCTTCTTGTGTCTGCCACATGATGAGCGTATTGGCCAGATACATGGGCCATGGCATTTTGACAGATTGAACCTGCCTATTGATTGGCCAGAATCTTGCTTACATCGGGCATGTTGGCAGGCATTCCGCAGTTCACCTCTGCAATATCTCATTCAAATCACCATGGCATCTCTCTTTATGCTCAGTTTTTTAAACCTTGGCTATAATTGTCATCCTTTCTGTTCATCAAAATACTTACTGCAGTCTGAGATTCCTGATACTCCATGTCCTCTGATTTTGTTTCAAACACCAGAAGAAACGCCCAAGCAGGATATCTGAGCTGGAATCCCAGCTCAGCCAACTTCAAGAGGATCTGAAGAAAACCAAGGACCAGCTGGTTTCATCTGAGTCATGGAAGATGCGTGCTCAGCAGGAAGCTGACGATGCCAAGAAGCAGCTATTGACCATGGCTGCCAAGCTTGAGGAATCCCAGCGCCAGCTTCTAGAGCTGTCTGCAGCTGAGGAGTCCCGGCTTCAGGAACTCCGAAAGATCTCCCAGGAGAGAGACCGGGCATGGGAATCTGAGCTCGAGGCCCTCCAGAAACAGCACTCTGTCGACTCGGCTGCACTGGCGTCTGCTATAAGTGAGATCCAGAGGCTCAAGCTCCAGCTTGAGATGGTGGTTGAGTCTGAAGCTGCCCAGGAAAAGCAGGCTGAAATTGCACATGCTGAGCTCCAGTCCTTGAAACTGGACATGTCAGAAACTCTAGCTCTTATGGAAAGCCTAAAAACTCAGCTCAGTGACTGCAAAGAATCTGAAGCTCAGGCCCAAGCAATTATCAATGAAACTTCACTACAGTTGGAAACAGCTAAGACAACCATAGCAATGTTACGGTCTGATGGATATAAGGCCATGGAGTCTTTCAACTCTGCTATCGCCGAGTTGGAAGATTCAAGAGCAAGAGTAAATTCACTTGAAGATGTCATAAGAGAACTGCAGGTGGACCTTCTCAAGGTTAGCAGTGTGACACTGAATGATCCTCAAGGTGTTGACAAACTCCCAGGTGCTGTTGGTGGGGAGCCAGATGACCGGCAGAAGCTGATGGCTGACCTGAATTCTTCAAGGTCAGAGGTGGAACAGTTGAAATCCGCATTAGAAGCAGCTGAAATCAGGTACCAAGCAGAACAGATTCAGAGCACGATGAAGATCCAATCTGCTTATGAGTTGGTTGAGCGCGCCAAGAACGAGTTGAGCCCAAGAGAAGCTGAGCTTGAGGCTGAGCTAAATAAAACAAAAGCTGACATTGTAGACATGAAGGCGGACCTCATGGATAAGGAGAACGAACTGCAGAGCATATTGGCAGAAAATGAGGGGCTGAATTTGGAGATAGAGAAGAGCCGGTTGAACCCAAGAGAGCCAGCACTGGAAACACAGCTGAAGAAGGCTGAGGGTGACATTGCAGATTTGAAGGCGAACCTGATGGATAAGGAGACTGAACTGCAAAGCATATCGGAGGAGAATGAGCTGCTGAAAGTGGAGATGGAGAAAAGAGAGCTGGAGAGTGGTAAAGGAAATGCGGAAGCTTTGGCTGAGGCTGAAGCAGCAAGGGCTGCCGAACGGGAAGCATTGATGAGGCTTGGGTATGTGACAGAGGAGGTGGATAAGAGCAGCAGGCGGGCAGCGCGGGTGGCAGAGCAGCTGGAGGCAGCTCAGGCAGCAAGCTCGGAGATGGAGGTGGAGTTGAGGAGACTGAGGGTGCAGTCAGACCAGTGGAGGAAGGCAGCAGAGGCAGCAGCGGCTGTGCTTTCGAATAACAACGGGAAGTTGGAGAGGTCGGGATCATTGGATGCAGAGTACCATCCAGTGACCGGGAAGATGCTTAGTTCCCCATATTCGGAAGACATGGATGACGATGACTtgctgaagaagaagaacaacaatgTGCTGAAGAAGATTGGGGTGCTATGGAAGAAGGGTGGCAACAAGTAGAGGTTACAATGGAGGGGGTTAGAGGATTGCTGGTGCTGATTGCCTACTACtattttggttttttattttcttcagaACTAATCATCTGCTGGTGAGGGCACTGTAACATGCTATGCAGGCTCATCTTTCCTGCTGACGTGCCACCTGTGTAGGATATATCCCTTCCATGAAAATGCTAggtcccaccatatcagaaattAGGCTGTTCCTCTCATTAGATGGGGCACACCTGTAAGTTAGAGTCGGTCTGTTTGGTGGTTGATCccgattgtgtggcccacctgatagtggACAGGCGTAATTTCTTCGTCAGGTTATTTTCATGGTGAGGCGTACTTTTTGCATGGTAAGAATGTCCTACAGAAATAGGATGTTGGTGGGAAAGATTTTACCTGCATGACAAGTTCCGGCACTGTCGCCTGCAGGCGATCAGTTCTAtatttaactctctctctctctctctctctgtatgtgAGGCACCCGGTTTTCGGTTTGTCTTCTCTACTTCCATGGTGCTTAGCTGTGGCGTTGAAAACATGAGAACGTAAATATAGTAATGGTTTTTATTCTTGGGATTTTCATTCTTTTGAATTGTGGTTGGGGAGGATATTCCGAGAAATTTCTATGTGATGGATGGGCAGTGGCCACTGCTAAAATATTACAATGATCGGTTGATCTGAAAATGTTACTGCCAAGTGGAAATTTCAATCTTGAATCTACACTGCTGATTGGTTCATCATGTATCGGTAGCAAAGGAAATATTAGATTTCACAATGTGATAATTACCCTTCCATCAGAGTCCTCGGATATTTtagatttcaaaatacaaacattTTGCAAACACATAATTGAAGTTTTTACCGAGGAAAGACTGACTTTTGTGGGATTTTTATTTGAATTTTCACGTATTTAATATTTTCATTTGTTATTCACTGGAATTTATGCCAAAAATCTTAGAAGTCATCATTCAttatgcgtgtgtgtatataaatttattcttttTCGGCTCCGTGATCGAAATGGGCCTTGTTGATTTAAAAATCTGTACCACCCTCCATCGAACTTTTAGTGCTCGGAGTGAATTCTGGTCTTGCACAAAGGAAGACAAAGGAGACTTTGGCTCAAGTAGGAGACCCTtcaatggtacggtctaggatacgggccttacagtagGGTTGGAGTGAGGGTGCGAGATATTGTGTATCTTCTACTGTAGAAATGACTTGTATTTATACCTGAAGATAGTAATGAACTTGTTTGACAATCTCGACATGGTCATAGCCATCACGTGAGGATTATGTGGGCGCGGTAGTGGGCAGTTACCCAGAGATCGTGTGTTGGGCATAACTGTAGTCGTGCGTTATTGGAGCCGTACATTAATGATGTCGCTGATTGAGCTCTCATTCGACCTGATCTCCTGGCTCGGATCATGCTTGGCGACTCGAGCCGAGCCCATGGAGTGATGACATGTTCAAGTAAAGAGGATCGGGTCAGTCAAGCATGAAGTACGGTCTGGCTCAGATGTGAAGGACGGGTCGGCTCAGACATATCGCTACTGCTCCAAGGTCGTCCTCATAAGAATACGAGAAGATCGGGTCGGTGTATAGTTCTACCAGAACCCCCCGAGTCGGATGTTTTCCTCGGCACCCGTCCCAAGCATTCTTCATCGATGCCGAAGTTAACCAGATGTGGCCCGTTTCAGATTTACTCATAAAAGAAGCCCCTTACTCTCTAAGTCCGAGCTCGGACTTAAGAGAGTAACTCTTGGGAAGACGAACTGGAGCTTGGGGAAGCGAACTGCTGCTCTCCTTACAATGATGGGCTTCGAAAGTCGTGTTGCCACGATGACCTTCGAGACCTGTGCCACGCACGGAGATGGCCGCCTTTTCCGTTCTGGCCATTGGGCTTCGTATATGTGGCCATAGATACCAGAGCGTTTCGACTGAGCGAACGGGATGGTGCCACGTGGGTATTGAAAGGTGAAGATTCGTTAGCGCATTCAATGCTGACAGCGCATGGGTTGGGGGCGATGCGAATGGGCACTAGTGCATTGAATGATAGTTGCGCGAGGGTCGGAGCGGCGCTAAGTTACGAGTATTGTGAGCCGTCACGTATGCAGTTAGGCTCGGATCCAAGTTGGTTCAGCTTCGGAGATAGCTGTGTCATGATTACAGGCGGCGGGCTTAGGCTATAAAAATCCCCAGGCTCTTTTCATTTCCACTCTCCTTCATTTGACAACTCCTTAGCCTTCCCTCTCCTTGCAATCCTTTACTCGAGATCCTCTGCTGTCGGAAAAGTGCCTCACTAGTCGAAAATAAGAATTTGTAGGTCGGAAAAGAGATTTTAGTGGTCGAAGAAAAGAATTCTACTCGAAAAAGCTCATCGAAGTAAATCGCCTTCCGCTGTGAGTCTTCCACCGTTTCACTTTTTCCTTCACAATGTCGAGCAATTCGGACGAAGTCCGCGAGGTTCAAAACGGGTGGGAGCCCGAGAGCACAGACTCCAAGCGCCGGAGCTCGGAGGGTGTTCTTGAGGCTGTCCCATTCTATCCCCCACCCAAGAAGAGTACCCGAGCGAAGTCCAAAGGCCGAGCTAAGGGGTCAAAGAGGGTACCCCGAGACCCTGCTGGGAGATCGCTAGTAGGGTCCTCGGGGGGTCGAATAGACAGTATacttgtgagacccgacccgagttcgcatgtgtgcatgtgtgtgtgtgagtatgcattccgtccatcttgatcccgcggtcctaccggtcgaatcccggcgacccgtgacccttggatagtgtttgcggtcatccgtgagcccagtcatgaagacccgactcggatcgagttgagacctataccattgtgaccgcatcgtcgttgcgattccaacgacgcgtcttgtgcattcatccgacttatagatcaaaagttgtgagcatttcatcatgtggcccactttttgtacaaaagcatatggaccactctcaggcacaagttcccatgcacaccacccacacacactacaattcccatggaataaacactacccatcctaaacactacccacacttaacctaccctagcaagcattgtttgtatcaccataggtcatgatttctttctctaaccaaggagggagagtaatgatgactcccctacaaccttcccttcctctctctcctccttcattctctcattttcctcttccatggaagaatttccagccctccctctcccaattttcagcaactttcccttcctttcttcctccatctagccatcacaaactcatcttgaccattgaacctttaagcttggagcttggagtacctagtgttggtggtagcttgaagattcaaggtgggtgattataattgttgatcttattttctaccctttgatctttttttctttctagatagatcatatgggacccaccaatccatggtggggatcccatttgatcccatggatgtggccctttggcccatcctacatgcatgtcatgatccatgatggggccattctccatggaccccatcatgatgtattttataattcactccatcttaaggtcatctagaccctaaggatcatgttgggatggcatcccaaccatccataacaattatatatcatgcatgtagtgattttatgttgcatgtaaaatcaatgtagttgtatgggtatgattcactcttgggagggcccactagtggcggggccctacccccatggccggattactttctttccttcttctcttttctctgatgtatggatgatagtgtgtgtgtggcccatttatagtgggccttggatgtcccaaaataaataaaaataaaaatccagcaaggtgggatgctcttatcacctaactccatgatcatcggacaccttaatcaaatgcatgcaagtgtcctagttctagtatgtgatttggacttatgtggggcccactgaggaagacCACACAccttttttatggctgggattattgagatataggctgatgtgtccagccatgtattgctgtccaaaaacttggactgttgcatggattgtcatgttcaatctttggcatggatttttggatcatgattgtcattattttatttataagtatggagtgtaatgagaaggtgtggaccccaccatgaggtgtgatgggtcatacctcagatggtccatgatatggtacccaaaaaggaggcccataggggtgggcggtccaccttgttgggctgtccaacccacatgtatggagggaaaacatacacttcagcttggtttctctgaagga belongs to Magnolia sinica isolate HGM2019 chromosome 8, MsV1, whole genome shotgun sequence and includes:
- the LOC131253261 gene encoding interactor of constitutive active ROPs 2, chloroplastic-like isoform X1, giving the protein MQTPKPRSGSLEVPQRTSPATPRSTRQLKTTGSESDSGSSTHPATRTSTERSPKVPERRSPRSPAAEKKRPSRISELESQLSQLQEDLKKTKDQLVSSESWKMRAQQEADDAKKQLLTMAAKLEESQRQLLELSAAEESRLQELRKISQERDRAWESELEALQKQHSVDSAALASAISEIQRLKLQLEMVVESEAAQEKQAEIAHAELQSLKLDMSETLALMESLKTQLSDCKESEAQAQAIINETSLQLETAKTTIAMLRSDGYKAMESFNSAIAELEDSRARVNSLEDVIRELQVDLLKVSSVTLNDPQGVDKLPGAVGGEPDDRQKLMADLNSSRSEVEQLKSALEAAEIRYQAEQIQSTMKIQSAYELVERAKNELSPREAELEAELNKTKADIVDMKADLMDKENELQSILAENEGLNLEIEKSRLNPREPALETQLKKAEGDIADLKANLMDKETELQSISEENELLKVEMEKRELESGKGNAEALAEAEAARAAEREALMRLGYVTEEVDKSSRRAARVAEQLEAAQAASSEMEVELRRLRVQSDQWRKAAEAAAAVLSNNNGKLERSGSLDAEYHPVTGKMLSSPYSEDMDDDDLLKKKNNNVLKKIGVLWKKGGNK
- the LOC131253261 gene encoding interactor of constitutive active ROPs 2, chloroplastic-like isoform X2; its protein translation is MQTPKPRTSTERSPKVPERRSPRSPAAEKKRPSRISELESQLSQLQEDLKKTKDQLVSSESWKMRAQQEADDAKKQLLTMAAKLEESQRQLLELSAAEESRLQELRKISQERDRAWESELEALQKQHSVDSAALASAISEIQRLKLQLEMVVESEAAQEKQAEIAHAELQSLKLDMSETLALMESLKTQLSDCKESEAQAQAIINETSLQLETAKTTIAMLRSDGYKAMESFNSAIAELEDSRARVNSLEDVIRELQVDLLKVSSVTLNDPQGVDKLPGAVGGEPDDRQKLMADLNSSRSEVEQLKSALEAAEIRYQAEQIQSTMKIQSAYELVERAKNELSPREAELEAELNKTKADIVDMKADLMDKENELQSILAENEGLNLEIEKSRLNPREPALETQLKKAEGDIADLKANLMDKETELQSISEENELLKVEMEKRELESGKGNAEALAEAEAARAAEREALMRLGYVTEEVDKSSRRAARVAEQLEAAQAASSEMEVELRRLRVQSDQWRKAAEAAAAVLSNNNGKLERSGSLDAEYHPVTGKMLSSPYSEDMDDDDLLKKKNNNVLKKIGVLWKKGGNK